In Chromobacterium rhizoryzae, one genomic interval encodes:
- a CDS encoding thymidylate synthase codes for MRQYLDLMRHVLEHGHDKSDRTGTGTRSVFGHQMRFDLQQGFPLITTKKCHLRSIIHELLWFLSGETNIRYLKENGVSIWDEWADENGDLGPVYGYQWRSWPAPDGRHIDQIANVVAMIKNNPDSRRLIVSAWNPALVDEMALPPCHSLFQFYVADGKLSCQLYQRSADIFLGVPFNIASYALLTMMVAQVCGLQPGDFVHTLGDAHLYSNHLEQTELQLSREPRALPTMKINPQVKDIFGFKFEDFELEGYDPHPHIKAAVAV; via the coding sequence ATGCGACAGTATCTCGACCTGATGCGCCATGTGCTGGAACATGGCCACGACAAGTCCGACCGCACCGGCACCGGCACCCGTTCGGTATTCGGCCACCAGATGCGTTTCGACCTGCAACAGGGTTTTCCGCTGATCACCACCAAGAAGTGCCATCTGCGTTCCATCATCCATGAATTGCTGTGGTTCCTGTCCGGCGAGACCAATATCCGCTATCTGAAGGAAAACGGCGTGTCGATTTGGGACGAGTGGGCCGATGAAAACGGCGATCTGGGGCCGGTCTACGGCTACCAGTGGCGCAGCTGGCCGGCGCCGGACGGCCGCCACATCGATCAGATCGCCAATGTGGTGGCGATGATCAAGAACAACCCGGATTCGCGCCGCCTGATCGTGTCAGCCTGGAACCCGGCGCTGGTGGACGAGATGGCGCTGCCGCCCTGCCACAGCCTGTTCCAGTTCTACGTGGCCGACGGCAAGCTATCCTGCCAGCTTTATCAGCGCTCCGCCGACATCTTCCTGGGCGTGCCCTTCAATATCGCCAGCTACGCCTTGCTGACCATGATGGTGGCCCAGGTGTGCGGACTGCAGCCGGGCGATTTCGTCCACACGCTGGGCGACGCGCATCTGTACAGCAACCATCTGGAGCAGACCGAGCTGCAGCTGTCGCGCGAACCGCGCGCTTTGCCGACGATGAAGATCAATCCGCAGGTCAAGGACATCTTCGGCTTCAAGTTCGAGGATTTCGAACTGGAAGGCTACGATCCGCATCCGCACATCAAAGCGGCGGTGGCGGTATGA
- a CDS encoding dihydrofolate reductase, whose amino-acid sequence MTAAGKPRLTLVAAMAAKRVIGIDNRLPWHLPEDLKHFKAVTLGKPVIMGRKTWDSIGRPLPGRRNIVVTRQTDWRADGAEAAHSLEQALVLAGAVEEVCLIGGAELYRQAIAGADCLRLTEIDGDYPGDAHFPEVSAELWREDRREAHVSAAGLAYAFVDYLRR is encoded by the coding sequence ATGACGGCGGCCGGGAAGCCGCGCTTGACCCTGGTGGCGGCGATGGCGGCCAAGCGGGTGATTGGCATAGACAACCGCCTGCCCTGGCATTTGCCGGAGGATCTCAAGCACTTCAAGGCGGTGACGCTGGGCAAACCGGTGATCATGGGCCGCAAGACCTGGGACTCGATAGGCCGGCCGCTGCCGGGCCGCCGCAACATCGTGGTGACGCGCCAGACGGATTGGCGCGCCGACGGCGCGGAGGCCGCGCATTCGCTGGAGCAGGCTTTGGTCCTGGCCGGCGCGGTGGAGGAGGTGTGCCTGATCGGCGGCGCCGAATTGTACCGCCAGGCGATCGCCGGCGCGGATTGCCTGCGTCTGACCGAGATCGACGGCGATTACCCGGGCGACGCCCATTTCCCCGAGGTGTCAGCCGAACTCTGGCGCGAGGACCGCCGCGAGGCGCATGTCAGCGCCGCCGGGCTGGCTTACGCCTTCGTCGATTATCTGCGGCGCTGA
- a CDS encoding NADP-dependent isocitrate dehydrogenase, with protein MPSEQPKIIYTLTDEAPALATSAFLPVVQAFAGSAGIEIATADISLAARVLAEFPDYLADEQKVPNTLAELGKLTQQPDTNIIKLPNISASVAQLIACVKELQAKGYPLPDYPENPASDADKAIKDRYAKCLGSAVNPVLREGNSDRRAPLAVKNYAKKHPHSMGEWKQWSQTHVSHMHHGDFYHGEKSITLDKARDVKMELTTKNGQTIVLKPKVALQAGEIIDSMFMSKKALCDFYEREMEDCRESGILFSLHVKATMMKVSHPIVFGHCVKIYYKEAFEKHGKLFEELGVNVNNGMATLYEKIETLPASKREEIIRDLHACQEHRPRLAMVDSAKGITNFHSPNDVIVDASMPAMIRAGGKMWGADGKPYDAKAVMPESTFARIYQEMINFCKWHGNFDPKTMGTVPNVGLMAQKAEEYGSHDKTYEIQEDGVANIVDLATGEVLLSQNVEQGDIWRMCQVKDAPIRDWVKLAVTRARNSGMPAVFWLDPYRPHENELIKKVHAYLKDYDTSGLEIHIMSQVRAMRYTLERVARGLDTISVTGNILRDYLTDLFPIMELGTSAKMLSIVPLMAGGGMYETGAGGSAPKHVQQLLEENHLRWDSLGEFLALAVSLEELGIKTGNDKAKILAKTLDLATGKLLDEDKSPSRRTGELDNRGSQFYLSMYWAQALAAQSDDKELQARFAPLAKSLADSEQKILAELKAVQGKAADIGGYYHPDAAKCGAVMRPSASFNAALAAVLG; from the coding sequence ATGCCATCGGAACAGCCCAAAATCATCTACACCCTGACCGACGAAGCGCCGGCGCTGGCGACCAGCGCCTTCCTGCCGGTCGTGCAAGCCTTCGCCGGCTCCGCCGGCATTGAAATCGCCACCGCGGACATTTCGCTGGCGGCGCGCGTCCTGGCCGAATTCCCCGACTATCTGGCCGACGAACAGAAAGTGCCGAACACCCTGGCCGAGCTGGGCAAGCTGACCCAGCAGCCCGACACCAACATCATCAAGCTGCCCAATATCAGCGCCTCGGTGGCTCAGCTGATCGCCTGCGTCAAGGAACTGCAGGCCAAGGGCTACCCGCTGCCGGACTATCCGGAAAATCCGGCCTCGGACGCCGACAAGGCGATCAAGGACCGCTACGCCAAATGTCTGGGCTCGGCGGTGAACCCGGTGCTGCGCGAGGGCAACTCCGACCGCCGCGCGCCGCTGGCGGTGAAGAACTACGCCAAGAAGCATCCGCACTCGATGGGCGAATGGAAGCAATGGTCCCAGACCCACGTCTCCCACATGCACCATGGCGACTTCTACCACGGCGAAAAGTCGATCACGCTGGACAAGGCGCGCGACGTGAAGATGGAACTGACCACCAAGAACGGTCAGACCATCGTGCTCAAGCCCAAGGTCGCGCTGCAGGCCGGCGAGATCATCGACTCCATGTTCATGAGCAAGAAGGCGCTGTGCGACTTCTACGAGCGTGAAATGGAAGACTGCCGCGAATCCGGCATCCTGTTCTCCCTGCACGTCAAAGCTACCATGATGAAGGTGTCCCACCCCATCGTGTTCGGCCACTGCGTCAAGATCTACTACAAGGAAGCCTTCGAGAAGCACGGCAAGCTGTTCGAGGAACTGGGCGTCAACGTCAACAACGGCATGGCCACCCTGTACGAGAAGATCGAAACCCTGCCGGCCTCCAAGCGCGAAGAAATCATTCGCGATCTGCACGCCTGCCAGGAGCACCGCCCGCGTCTGGCCATGGTGGATTCGGCCAAGGGCATCACCAACTTCCACTCGCCCAACGACGTGATCGTGGACGCCTCCATGCCGGCGATGATCCGCGCCGGCGGCAAGATGTGGGGCGCCGACGGCAAGCCTTACGACGCCAAGGCCGTGATGCCGGAATCCACCTTCGCCCGCATTTACCAGGAGATGATCAACTTCTGCAAATGGCACGGCAACTTCGATCCCAAGACCATGGGCACCGTGCCCAACGTCGGTCTGATGGCGCAGAAGGCCGAGGAATACGGCTCCCACGACAAGACCTATGAAATCCAGGAAGACGGCGTCGCCAACATCGTCGACCTCGCCACCGGCGAGGTGCTGCTGTCGCAGAACGTCGAGCAAGGCGATATCTGGCGCATGTGCCAGGTGAAGGACGCGCCGATCCGCGACTGGGTCAAGCTGGCCGTCACCCGCGCCCGCAACTCCGGCATGCCGGCGGTGTTCTGGCTGGACCCGTACCGCCCGCATGAGAACGAGCTGATCAAGAAGGTGCACGCCTACCTGAAGGATTACGACACCAGCGGCTTGGAAATCCACATCATGTCCCAGGTGCGCGCGATGCGTTACACCCTGGAACGCGTGGCCCGCGGCCTGGACACCATCTCGGTGACCGGCAACATTCTGCGCGACTACCTGACCGATCTGTTCCCCATCATGGAACTGGGCACCTCGGCCAAGATGCTGTCCATCGTGCCGCTGATGGCCGGCGGCGGCATGTACGAGACCGGCGCCGGCGGCTCCGCGCCCAAGCACGTTCAACAGCTGCTGGAAGAAAACCATCTGCGTTGGGACAGCCTGGGCGAGTTCCTTGCGCTGGCGGTGTCGCTGGAGGAACTGGGCATCAAGACCGGCAACGACAAGGCCAAGATCCTGGCCAAGACGCTGGACCTCGCCACCGGCAAGCTGCTGGACGAGGACAAGTCCCCGTCGCGCCGCACCGGCGAATTGGACAACCGCGGCAGCCAGTTCTACCTGTCCATGTACTGGGCTCAGGCGCTGGCCGCCCAGTCCGACGACAAGGAGCTGCAAGCCCGCTTCGCGCCGCTGGCCAAGAGCCTGGCCGACAGCGAGCAGAAGATCCTGGCCGAACTGAAGGCGGTGCAAGGCAAAGCGGCCGACATCGGCGGCTACTACCATCCCGATGCCGCCAAGTGCGGCGCGGTGATGCGCCCTAGCGCCAGCTTCAACGCCGCACTGGCCGCCGTGCTCGGCTAA
- the mutS gene encoding DNA mismatch repair protein MutS, whose amino-acid sequence MSTPQHTPMMQQYLAIKREHADKLVFYRMGDFYELFYEDAEKAARLLDITLTTRGASGGNPIKMAGVPYHAAEGYLARLVKMGESVAIAEQIGDPALSKGPVERKVVRIVTPGTLTDAALLDDKRDNLVLAVNMVKGVLGLAWLSLASGEFKVLQTRVDDLHSELERLKPAELVIPDDTGLNVFETVAAPKKKLPPWQFDIESAQMTLTRHFGTRDLAGFGADTLPVAVGAAGALLEYVKTTQSVNPAHIANLAVEDAGELIRMDGATRRNLELTETIRGEPSPTLASLLDGCATSMGSRLLRHWLHHPVRSHGKLARRLEAVRALLPAYDDAHAQLREVADIERITARIALRSARPRDLAALRDSLKALTGVKRLAAGLDAELLGELARLLPDDSPVETMLSQAILPEPSTFLRDGGVINHGLNATLDELRAIQTDCGAFLLALEAREKERTGIPTLKVEFNRVHGFYIEVTKAQGDKVPDDYRRRQTLKNAERYITPELKEFEDKALSAQDRALALEKQLYEDLLDQLAPHIPDLKLIAQAVAGLDVLSAFAERASVNNYVEPEFVAEPRLEIIEGRHPVVEAEVERFIANDTRLSDTRKLLLITGPNMGGKSTYMRQNALITLMAHVGSFVPAQRAVIGPIDRIFTRIGASDDLAGGRSTFMVEMTETANILNNATEHSLVLMDEVGRGTSTFDGLALAWAIAKALIEKSRAYTLFATHYFELTSLESEYPSVANVHLSAVEHKDRIVFLHHVEEGPASQSYGLAVAQLAGVPGKVIREARRYLTELENHSASRVQPDLFISLPTTANVEPEPNPAVERLLEVDLDDLSPREAQALLYELKKLAK is encoded by the coding sequence ATGAGCACGCCCCAACACACCCCGATGATGCAGCAATACCTGGCCATCAAACGCGAACACGCCGACAAGCTGGTGTTCTATCGCATGGGGGACTTCTACGAACTGTTCTATGAGGACGCGGAGAAGGCGGCTCGCTTGCTCGACATCACCCTGACCACACGCGGCGCCAGCGGCGGCAATCCGATCAAGATGGCCGGCGTGCCCTATCACGCCGCCGAAGGTTATCTGGCGCGCCTGGTCAAGATGGGCGAATCCGTCGCCATCGCCGAACAGATCGGCGATCCGGCCCTGTCCAAGGGTCCGGTGGAACGCAAGGTGGTGCGCATCGTCACCCCCGGCACGCTGACCGACGCCGCGCTGCTGGACGACAAGCGCGACAACCTGGTGCTGGCGGTGAACATGGTCAAGGGCGTGCTGGGCCTGGCCTGGCTATCCCTCGCCAGCGGCGAATTCAAAGTGCTGCAGACCCGGGTGGACGATCTGCACAGCGAGCTGGAACGCTTGAAGCCGGCCGAGCTGGTGATCCCGGACGACACCGGTCTCAATGTGTTCGAAACCGTGGCCGCGCCCAAGAAAAAACTGCCGCCGTGGCAGTTCGACATCGAATCGGCGCAGATGACGCTGACCCGGCACTTCGGCACCCGCGACCTGGCCGGCTTCGGCGCCGACACCCTGCCGGTGGCGGTGGGCGCCGCCGGCGCGCTGCTGGAATACGTCAAGACCACCCAGAGCGTGAACCCGGCCCACATCGCCAATCTGGCGGTGGAAGACGCCGGCGAACTGATCCGCATGGACGGCGCCACCCGCCGCAACCTGGAACTGACCGAAACCATACGCGGCGAACCGTCGCCGACCCTGGCCTCGCTGCTGGACGGCTGCGCCACCAGCATGGGCAGCCGCCTGCTGCGCCATTGGCTGCACCACCCCGTGCGCAGCCACGGCAAACTGGCCCGCCGGCTGGAAGCGGTGCGCGCCCTGCTGCCGGCCTACGACGACGCCCACGCCCAGCTGCGTGAAGTGGCGGACATCGAACGCATCACCGCCCGCATCGCGCTGCGCAGCGCCCGCCCGCGCGATCTGGCCGCGCTGCGCGATTCGCTGAAGGCGCTGACCGGCGTCAAGCGGCTGGCCGCCGGCCTGGACGCCGAGCTGCTGGGCGAGCTGGCGCGTCTGCTGCCGGACGACTCCCCGGTGGAAACCATGCTCAGCCAGGCCATCCTGCCCGAGCCCTCCACCTTTCTGCGCGACGGCGGCGTGATCAACCACGGCCTCAACGCCACGCTGGACGAATTGCGCGCGATCCAGACCGACTGCGGCGCCTTCTTGCTGGCGCTGGAAGCGCGCGAGAAGGAACGCACCGGCATTCCCACGCTGAAAGTGGAATTCAACCGCGTGCACGGCTTCTACATCGAAGTCACCAAGGCCCAGGGCGACAAGGTGCCGGACGATTACCGCCGCCGCCAGACGCTGAAGAACGCCGAACGCTACATCACGCCGGAACTGAAGGAATTCGAAGACAAGGCGCTGTCGGCGCAGGACCGCGCGCTGGCGCTGGAAAAGCAGTTGTACGAAGACCTGCTGGACCAGCTGGCGCCGCACATCCCCGACCTGAAGCTGATCGCCCAGGCGGTGGCCGGGCTGGACGTGCTGTCCGCCTTCGCCGAGCGCGCCAGCGTCAACAACTACGTGGAGCCGGAATTCGTCGCCGAACCGCGGCTGGAAATCATCGAAGGCCGCCACCCGGTGGTGGAGGCGGAGGTGGAGCGCTTCATCGCCAACGACACCCGGCTGTCCGACACCCGCAAACTGCTGCTGATCACCGGCCCGAACATGGGCGGTAAATCCACCTATATGCGCCAGAACGCGCTGATCACCCTGATGGCTCACGTCGGCAGCTTCGTGCCGGCCCAACGCGCGGTGATCGGGCCGATAGACCGCATCTTCACCCGCATCGGCGCCTCGGACGACCTGGCCGGCGGCCGCTCCACCTTCATGGTGGAAATGACGGAAACCGCCAACATCCTCAACAACGCCACCGAACACTCGCTGGTGCTGATGGATGAAGTGGGCCGCGGCACCTCCACTTTCGACGGCCTGGCGCTGGCCTGGGCCATCGCCAAGGCGCTGATAGAGAAAAGCCGCGCCTATACGCTGTTCGCCACCCATTATTTCGAACTGACCAGCCTGGAAAGCGAATACCCCAGCGTCGCCAACGTCCATCTGTCCGCGGTGGAGCACAAGGACCGCATCGTGTTCCTCCACCATGTGGAGGAAGGTCCGGCCAGCCAGAGCTACGGCCTGGCGGTGGCCCAGTTGGCCGGCGTGCCCGGCAAAGTGATCCGGGAAGCGCGCCGCTATCTGACCGAACTGGAGAACCACTCCGCCAGCCGCGTGCAGCCAGACCTATTTATCAGTTTACCCACGACGGCAAACGTGGAACCGGAACCGAATCCCGCGGTCGAACGCCTTCTGGAGGTCGATCTAGACGATCTCTCGCCACGGGAAGCGCAAGCTCTGCTCTATGAATTAAAGAAACTGGCCAAATGA
- a CDS encoding pseudouridine synthase: MSRLILLNKPYGVICQFSEHPKHPTLKSCVPLPGVYPAGRLDTDSEGLLLLTGDGELQHRIANPRWKLPKTYWVQVEGLIREEQLEQLRRGVDLGDFTTQPAQARRIEAPALWERTPPVRFRKTVPDGWLEIVISEGKNRQVRRMTAKVGLPTLRLVRAAIGPWALDGLQPGDMRELEVDLADLPRVSQAQRTAKPGAQPRGGGFRRGGPRKP; this comes from the coding sequence ATGTCCCGACTCATTCTGCTCAACAAGCCCTACGGCGTCATCTGTCAGTTTTCCGAGCATCCCAAGCATCCGACGCTCAAATCCTGCGTGCCCTTGCCGGGCGTGTATCCGGCGGGGCGGCTGGACACCGACAGCGAAGGCCTGTTGCTTTTGACCGGCGACGGGGAATTGCAGCACCGCATCGCCAATCCGCGCTGGAAACTGCCCAAGACCTATTGGGTGCAGGTGGAGGGGCTGATTCGTGAGGAGCAGCTGGAGCAGCTGCGCCGCGGCGTCGACCTGGGCGATTTCACCACCCAGCCGGCGCAGGCGCGGCGCATCGAGGCGCCCGCGCTGTGGGAGCGCACGCCGCCGGTGCGTTTTCGCAAGACGGTGCCGGACGGCTGGCTGGAGATCGTCATCAGCGAGGGCAAGAACCGCCAGGTGCGGCGCATGACCGCCAAGGTGGGGCTGCCGACGCTGCGCCTGGTGCGGGCGGCGATCGGGCCGTGGGCGCTGGACGGCCTGCAGCCGGGGGACATGCGCGAGCTGGAGGTGGATCTTGCGGATTTGCCGCGGGTCTCGCAAGCTCAGCGCACCGCCAAGCCCGGCGCGCAGCCGCGCGGCGGCGGTTTTCGGCGCGGAGGCCCGCGCAAGCCTTGA
- the flhB gene encoding flagellar biosynthesis protein FlhB, protein MAEDSDLERTEPATAKRLGLAREDGNIPRSRELTTFAITMAGVALLMAQGGHIATNLAQTMRMLLTFDQTTVHNVEPALTRFKETIFNALWSLAPLLAGLALVALFVPMLVGGWNLTFKAVEPKFSKLNPLPGIKRMFSVNAATEALKAILKSVLIGGIATWFVWRERAEIIGLISMPLPTGIAKMTDMIITTFFVVTSAMILLVAIDVPFQLWSYHKKLRMTKEEVKQEYKEAEGSPEVKGRIRQMQREAARKRMMQEIPSANVIVTNPTHYAVAIKYDDGMRAPQVVAKGSLKLAEKIIDTGKDHHVIVMRSPSFARALYFHAEMGEDIPAKLYSAAAQVLAYVFQLKSYQDNGGLAPVFPDQLDVPAELDPQSKRQQDATPP, encoded by the coding sequence ATGGCTGAAGATTCCGATCTAGAACGCACCGAACCCGCGACCGCGAAACGGCTGGGCCTCGCCCGAGAAGACGGCAATATCCCGCGCTCGCGCGAGCTGACCACCTTCGCCATCACCATGGCCGGCGTGGCGCTGCTGATGGCCCAGGGCGGCCACATCGCCACCAATCTGGCGCAGACCATGCGCATGCTGCTCACCTTCGACCAGACCACGGTGCACAATGTGGAGCCGGCGCTGACCCGCTTCAAGGAAACCATTTTCAACGCGCTGTGGAGCCTGGCGCCGCTCCTGGCCGGCCTGGCGCTGGTGGCGCTGTTCGTGCCCATGCTGGTGGGCGGCTGGAACCTCACTTTCAAGGCCGTCGAGCCCAAGTTCAGCAAGCTCAACCCCTTGCCCGGCATCAAGCGCATGTTCTCGGTCAACGCCGCCACCGAAGCGCTGAAGGCCATTCTCAAGAGCGTGCTGATCGGCGGCATCGCCACCTGGTTCGTCTGGCGCGAGCGCGCGGAAATCATCGGCCTGATCTCCATGCCGCTGCCCACCGGCATCGCCAAGATGACCGATATGATCATCACCACCTTCTTCGTGGTGACTTCGGCGATGATTCTGCTGGTGGCGATCGACGTGCCCTTCCAGCTGTGGAGCTATCACAAGAAGCTGCGCATGACCAAGGAAGAGGTCAAGCAGGAATACAAGGAGGCCGAGGGCTCGCCCGAGGTCAAGGGCCGCATCCGTCAGATGCAGCGCGAAGCCGCGCGCAAGCGCATGATGCAGGAGATTCCCAGCGCCAACGTGATCGTCACCAACCCTACCCACTACGCGGTGGCGATCAAGTACGACGACGGCATGCGCGCGCCGCAAGTGGTGGCCAAGGGGTCTTTGAAGCTGGCGGAAAAAATCATCGACACCGGCAAGGACCACCACGTCATCGTGATGCGCTCGCCCAGCTTCGCCCGCGCGCTGTACTTCCACGCCGAAATGGGAGAGGACATTCCGGCCAAGCTCTATTCCGCCGCCGCCCAGGTGCTGGCCTATGTGTTCCAGCTCAAGAGCTATCAGGACAACGGCGGCCTGGCGCCGGTGTTCCCGGACCAGCTGGACGTGCCCGCCGAGCTTGACCCGCAAAGCAAACGCCAGCAAGATGCGACGCCACCATAA